The proteins below come from a single Chryseobacterium nepalense genomic window:
- a CDS encoding SDR family oxidoreductase, giving the protein MGKILITGGAGFIGSNLTEYFLNKGYQVVCLDNFSTGHRHNIEPFLKNPDYKLIEGSICDLEVCRTAMENVDYVLHQAALGSVPRSINDPITSNEVNVSGFLNMLVAARDAKVKRFVYAASSSTYGDSAALPKVEEVIGRPLSPYAITKYVNELYADVFSKTYGIECIGLRYFNVFGRRQDPNGTYAAVIPLFVKQLMNHQSPKINGTGDYSRDFTYVDNVIQMNELAMLTENPEAVNTVYNTAVGDRTTLNDLVHYIKKYLSEYDGNIADIEIVHGPNRVGDIPHSLASIEKAKNLLGYNPSHTIENGLKEAIKWYWENLK; this is encoded by the coding sequence ATGGGTAAAATTTTAATTACGGGAGGAGCAGGGTTCATAGGCTCCAACCTTACGGAGTACTTTTTAAATAAAGGCTATCAGGTAGTCTGTCTGGACAATTTTTCAACCGGACACCGCCACAATATCGAGCCTTTCTTAAAAAATCCGGATTATAAACTGATTGAAGGAAGCATCTGCGATCTTGAGGTCTGCAGAACCGCAATGGAAAATGTAGATTATGTGTTGCATCAGGCGGCATTAGGGTCTGTTCCAAGATCAATCAACGATCCCATTACCAGTAATGAAGTTAATGTTTCAGGTTTCCTGAACATGCTTGTTGCAGCGAGGGACGCAAAAGTTAAACGTTTCGTGTATGCTGCATCATCTTCTACATACGGCGACTCGGCTGCACTTCCGAAAGTGGAAGAAGTGATCGGAAGACCGTTATCTCCCTATGCGATTACTAAATATGTTAATGAGCTGTACGCAGATGTTTTCTCTAAAACCTACGGGATAGAATGCATCGGGCTAAGATATTTCAATGTATTCGGACGCAGACAGGACCCGAACGGTACTTACGCAGCCGTAATTCCATTGTTTGTAAAACAGCTGATGAATCACCAGTCTCCAAAAATCAACGGTACGGGAGATTATTCCAGAGACTTTACTTACGTTGATAACGTGATCCAGATGAATGAGCTGGCGATGCTTACCGAAAATCCGGAAGCTGTAAATACCGTTTATAATACGGCAGTCGGAGACCGGACCACATTAAATGATCTCGTACATTATATTAAAAAATACCTGAGTGAGTACGACGGAAATATTGCTGATATCGAAATCGTACATGGCCCGAACCGCGTAGGAGACATTCCCCATTCACTCGCATCTATTGAAAAAGCTAAAAACCTTTTGGGATACAATCCCAGCCATACTATTGAAAATGGTCTGAAAGAGGCTATTAAATGGTATTGGGAAAATTTAAAATAA
- a CDS encoding nucleotide sugar dehydrogenase, whose product MEKQYKIAVIGLGYVGLPLARLFATQYPVVGFDINQKRIEELRTGNDSTLEVEADVLQSVLVDHSPFNDEKGKGFFASADIEDIKDANIYVVTVPTPVDKHNRPDLTPLYKSSETVGKVLSKGDIIIYESTVYPGATEEECIPVLERVSGMKFNEDFFAGYSPERINPGDKEHTVEKILKVTSGSTPEIGEIVNSLYQSVIVAGTHLAPTIKIAEAAKVIENSQRDINIAFVNELAKIFNLLEIDTHEVLKAAGTKWNFLPFKPGLVGGHCIGVDPYYLAQKAQENGYHPEIILAGRRLNDSMGQYVASELVKCMIKKNININGAEVLNLGITFKENCPDVRNTKAVDVICGLEDYALKVTTFDPWANPEEVDHEYGLMVVNEIPEKKFDAVILTVAHKEFMNLNLKDYLKENGVIYDVKGILADCDSRL is encoded by the coding sequence GTGGAAAAACAATATAAAATTGCCGTTATCGGTCTTGGGTATGTAGGATTGCCGCTGGCCCGTTTATTTGCAACACAATATCCTGTAGTAGGATTTGATATCAATCAGAAAAGAATTGAAGAATTAAGAACAGGAAACGACAGTACGCTTGAAGTCGAAGCTGATGTTTTACAGTCGGTTTTAGTCGATCATAGTCCTTTTAATGATGAAAAAGGAAAAGGATTCTTTGCTTCAGCTGATATTGAAGATATTAAAGATGCAAATATTTATGTGGTCACTGTACCGACACCTGTAGACAAGCATAATCGTCCGGACCTTACTCCGCTTTACAAATCTTCTGAAACCGTAGGAAAGGTTTTGTCTAAAGGTGATATTATAATTTACGAATCTACCGTTTATCCCGGTGCCACTGAAGAAGAATGTATTCCTGTACTGGAAAGAGTGTCGGGGATGAAATTCAATGAAGATTTCTTTGCAGGCTATTCTCCGGAGCGTATCAACCCGGGAGACAAAGAACATACAGTAGAAAAAATTCTAAAAGTAACCTCCGGTTCTACACCGGAAATCGGCGAAATTGTAAACAGTTTATACCAGTCTGTTATTGTAGCCGGTACCCATCTTGCACCTACCATCAAGATTGCTGAAGCGGCCAAAGTGATTGAAAACTCCCAGAGAGATATCAATATTGCATTCGTGAATGAGCTGGCAAAAATTTTCAACCTTCTCGAAATCGATACGCATGAGGTGCTGAAAGCGGCAGGAACAAAATGGAACTTTTTACCTTTCAAACCGGGATTGGTTGGAGGTCACTGTATTGGAGTAGATCCTTACTATCTTGCACAGAAAGCACAGGAAAACGGCTATCATCCCGAAATCATCCTTGCAGGACGCAGACTTAATGATTCTATGGGACAATATGTAGCCTCTGAACTTGTGAAATGCATGATCAAGAAAAATATCAACATCAACGGTGCGGAAGTTCTGAATTTGGGAATAACATTTAAAGAAAACTGTCCTGATGTACGCAATACGAAAGCCGTAGATGTAATCTGCGGACTTGAAGATTACGCATTGAAAGTAACTACTTTCGATCCGTGGGCAAATCCTGAGGAGGTGGATCATGAATATGGTCTTATGGTAGTCAACGAAATTCCGGAAAAGAAATTTGATGCGGTGATTCTTACCGTTGCCCATAAAGAATTTATGAATCTTAATCTCAAGGATTACCTGAAAGAAAACGGTGTGATCTATGATGTGAAAGGAATTCTGGCAGATTGTGATTCCAGATTATAA